Proteins from a single region of Roseofilum casamattae BLCC-M143:
- a CDS encoding trifunctional serine/threonine-protein kinase/ATP-binding protein/sensor histidine kinase, producing MPGPLTTPNIENYRIEDLIYESDRTLVYRGQNIKNEQRVAIKLMRDEYPSVNELVQFRNQYAIAKNLDLPGIITPYALERCENRYALIMKDVGGISLAEYRGTNSLPLSLFFQVSIQLADILHQLHQNQIIHKDIKPNNILIHPDTQEVQLIDFSISSLLPKETQTLQTPNVLEGTLIYLSPEQTGRMNRGIDYRSDFYSLGVTFYELLAGKPPFTSEDSLELIHAHIAIAPPAIDPSLSIPQSLSNIVMKLMAKNAENRYQSALGLKHDLEKCETQYRETGTIEPFVLGERDLCDRFIIPEKLYGRETEVKSLLDAFERVAVGRSEMMLVAGFSGIGKTAVINEVHKPIVRQKGYFIKGKFDQFNRNIPFSAFVQALRDLMRQLLGEFDTELAYWKNKILEAVGENGQVLINVIPELERIIGQQPPAPELSGTASQTRFKLLFGRFIAVFTTKEHPLTLFLDDLQWADLASLNLIKWLMGDARSGYLLLLGAYRDNEVFPSHPLMLTLTEIEKQNTTISTITLAPLSIQNINELVSETLSCALSLAATLTDLIYQKTQGNPFFSTQFLKGLYKDGLIAFNRNLGYWECDLVQVQDAALTDDVVKFMAGRLHKLPESAQNILKLAACVGNQFDLETLAIICETPAEEVAAILWSALQEGLILPQSETYKLFQEWEQDKDRAEEITVDYRFLHDRVQQAAYSLIPDDRKVQTHFNIGQLLLNTIDPSQREEHIFNIVSHLNLSLELIGEQTQRNELAQLNLVAAKKAKSCTANIAAFDYLNIGLNLLADDTWEVEYELTLNLHLEATEVSYLKSDFDRMEQLGNIVIDRAGTVLDRIKVYETQLQAYSVQNRFIDGINVGLQCLQLLGVELPNNPDLAEIGSWLERTQVALEPFTSEELLNHPEMKDLKKLSAMKILSRLIPLSYFGRPSLFPLISCQGILLSLEYGIAIDTPVSYVNYALVLCNPGIDNFRQAYEYGKIAKQIIQKQHNTLRYTFIWNNFYAHVSFWRSHLRDGIVPLSEAYQKGVEVGDLEFATYALTNGLLLAYASGIELDILKLDLERAIDFSRSIRFEGTSIYTACILQVVFNLINDVEDPCALQGEFYDEEEALASFQQSKNFLGLFIHNLSKLQLNYLFGNLSEARCFIPEAEKCLAAIGGYLLLSNFAFLGGLTYLGSIDLAEAEEKETYWQRINHWSTCLKLWSENAPMNYQHKSDLLEAERFRVLGEHLRAMELYDRAIAGAKQNQYLQEEALANELAAKFYLDWGKEKIARTYLIDAYYCYVQWGAKAKTQALEKHYPEQLKLILQRERPPLSSIISTSQTTTTSHSQTATVENISSILNFSSLLKASQTLSGEIELERLLSTLMKIILENAGATKGALLLMGKAGLTVEAIATRTDLEQESQLDLVHQSIPLKHYQDLPTSLINTVLRTLEMEILDGKTAETKFVSDDYLLNVSPQSLLCLPLLERQNLMGILYLENDLTADAFTSDRIEVLDALCAQATISLTNARLYQQAQQALADLQETQLQLVQNEKMATLGNLVAGVAHEINNPVSFIAGNVEAAQEHLQDLLDILALYQDNTSISESVSEEIEDLDPEFITEDFPKLIASMEEGCDRIRNISTSLRTFCRTDTSQKIEFNLHDGIDSTLLILKYRLKANDHRPAITIVKNYSELPQVQCYPGQLNQVFMNLLANAIDALDESNEGKTFAEIEKQPNCITIGTELSRDTRSAIVKITDNGMGMPEEVKTKIFQQGFTTKGVGKGTGLGMAIAQQIVIEKHGGEILCHSELNQGTEFIISLPLS from the coding sequence ATGCCAGGGCCTCTTACTACACCGAATATTGAAAATTATCGCATTGAAGACCTCATCTATGAAAGCGATCGCACCCTCGTTTATCGCGGTCAAAACATTAAAAACGAGCAACGAGTCGCGATCAAATTAATGCGAGATGAGTATCCTTCGGTCAACGAACTCGTTCAATTCCGCAATCAGTATGCGATCGCCAAAAATCTTGACCTCCCAGGCATCATTACCCCTTATGCTCTAGAACGCTGCGAAAATCGTTATGCCCTCATTATGAAAGACGTTGGGGGTATTTCGTTAGCCGAATATCGAGGCACAAATTCCTTACCTTTGTCGCTATTTTTTCAGGTTTCGATCCAATTGGCAGACATTCTGCACCAATTGCATCAAAATCAGATTATTCATAAAGATATTAAGCCCAATAATATTTTAATTCATCCGGACACGCAAGAGGTTCAATTAATTGACTTCAGTATCTCCTCATTACTGCCAAAAGAAACGCAAACCTTGCAAACTCCGAATGTTTTAGAAGGAACTCTCATTTACCTCTCCCCGGAGCAAACTGGAAGAATGAATCGAGGCATTGACTATCGCAGCGATTTTTATTCTTTGGGAGTGACTTTTTACGAACTGCTTGCTGGAAAACCTCCCTTTACTAGCGAAGATTCTCTAGAGCTAATTCACGCCCATATTGCGATCGCTCCTCCCGCGATCGACCCTTCATTATCAATACCTCAATCCCTGAGCAACATTGTCATGAAATTAATGGCAAAAAATGCTGAAAATCGCTATCAGAGTGCATTAGGACTCAAACACGATCTAGAGAAATGCGAGACTCAATATCGGGAAACCGGAACGATAGAACCGTTTGTTTTGGGAGAGCGAGACTTGTGCGATCGCTTCATTATCCCGGAGAAGCTATACGGACGAGAAACCGAAGTAAAAAGCCTGCTCGATGCCTTTGAACGCGTTGCTGTAGGTCGTTCGGAAATGATGTTAGTCGCTGGATTTTCCGGTATTGGCAAAACCGCTGTTATCAACGAAGTTCACAAACCGATTGTTCGCCAAAAAGGCTACTTTATCAAAGGTAAATTCGATCAATTTAATCGCAATATTCCTTTCAGCGCTTTTGTACAAGCTTTGCGAGATTTGATGAGGCAATTACTCGGAGAGTTTGATACAGAATTAGCCTATTGGAAAAACAAAATACTAGAAGCTGTCGGAGAAAACGGGCAAGTTCTCATTAACGTTATTCCCGAACTCGAACGGATTATCGGCCAACAGCCTCCCGCACCCGAACTATCAGGAACGGCATCTCAAACTCGCTTCAAACTCCTCTTTGGTAGATTTATTGCTGTCTTCACCACCAAAGAGCATCCCTTAACTCTCTTTCTTGACGATTTGCAGTGGGCGGATCTGGCTTCGCTCAATCTGATTAAATGGCTCATGGGAGACGCTCGATCCGGATATTTACTCTTATTGGGAGCCTATCGCGATAACGAAGTATTTCCGTCCCACCCATTAATGTTAACTTTGACGGAAATTGAAAAGCAAAATACAACTATTTCCACGATTACTTTAGCGCCTTTGTCAATCCAAAATATCAATGAATTAGTTTCAGAAACCTTGAGTTGTGCCTTGAGTTTAGCTGCTACGCTAACAGATTTAATTTACCAAAAAACTCAAGGCAATCCTTTTTTCTCGACTCAATTCCTCAAAGGATTGTATAAAGATGGATTAATTGCATTTAACCGAAATTTAGGATATTGGGAATGCGATTTAGTCCAGGTGCAAGATGCCGCTCTCACCGATGATGTGGTGAAATTTATGGCAGGACGGTTACACAAGTTACCGGAGTCCGCGCAAAATATTTTAAAATTAGCGGCCTGTGTTGGCAATCAATTTGATTTAGAGACCTTAGCAATTATTTGTGAAACCCCTGCTGAGGAAGTGGCTGCTATTCTCTGGAGCGCTTTGCAAGAAGGATTAATCTTACCTCAGAGCGAAACTTACAAGTTATTCCAAGAATGGGAACAAGACAAAGATCGAGCGGAAGAGATTACGGTTGATTATCGCTTCTTACACGATCGCGTACAACAAGCGGCCTATTCCTTAATTCCGGACGATCGAAAAGTACAGACTCACTTCAATATTGGTCAGCTTTTACTCAACACAATTGACCCTTCTCAGCGGGAAGAGCATATCTTTAATATCGTCAGCCATCTAAATTTGAGTCTCGAGTTAATTGGCGAACAGACCCAACGAAATGAGTTAGCTCAATTAAATTTAGTTGCAGCAAAAAAAGCGAAGTCCTGTACTGCTAATATAGCAGCATTTGATTACCTGAATATCGGGCTAAATTTATTGGCAGATGACACTTGGGAAGTCGAATATGAACTGACTCTAAATTTGCACTTAGAAGCAACAGAAGTCAGCTATCTGAAAAGTGATTTCGATCGCATGGAGCAGTTAGGGAACATTGTTATCGATCGTGCTGGTACTGTTCTGGATCGGATTAAGGTCTATGAAACACAACTTCAGGCTTATTCCGTTCAAAACCGATTTATTGATGGTATTAATGTCGGGTTGCAATGCTTGCAGCTTCTCGGAGTTGAGTTACCGAATAATCCTGACTTAGCAGAAATTGGGTCATGGTTGGAGAGAACCCAAGTGGCTCTAGAGCCATTTACCTCAGAAGAATTACTCAATCATCCCGAGATGAAAGACCTCAAAAAACTATCGGCAATGAAAATTTTATCGCGGTTAATTCCGTTAAGTTATTTTGGGCGTCCGAGTTTATTTCCCTTGATTTCTTGTCAGGGAATTTTGTTATCCTTAGAATATGGCATTGCCATCGATACACCAGTATCTTACGTCAACTATGCTTTGGTCTTATGCAATCCAGGGATTGATAATTTTCGTCAAGCTTACGAATATGGAAAAATTGCCAAGCAAATTATTCAAAAGCAACATAATACTCTCCGTTATACTTTTATATGGAATAATTTTTACGCCCATGTCTCATTCTGGCGATCGCATTTACGCGATGGTATCGTTCCTCTGAGTGAAGCGTATCAAAAAGGTGTTGAAGTCGGCGATTTAGAATTTGCAACCTATGCACTCACAAACGGGCTGCTCTTAGCCTATGCTTCCGGAATAGAACTCGATATTCTAAAATTAGACTTAGAGAGAGCCATTGATTTTTCGCGATCGATTCGATTTGAAGGAACGAGTATCTATACGGCTTGTATTTTACAAGTTGTGTTTAACTTAATTAATGATGTGGAAGACCCTTGTGCCTTGCAAGGAGAGTTTTATGACGAAGAAGAAGCACTGGCTAGCTTTCAACAGAGCAAGAATTTCCTCGGATTGTTTATTCATAATTTGAGTAAATTGCAACTTAATTATCTCTTTGGTAACCTTTCAGAAGCTAGATGTTTTATTCCAGAAGCCGAGAAGTGCTTAGCAGCGATTGGAGGATATTTGTTGCTGTCAAACTTTGCATTTCTCGGAGGATTAACTTATCTAGGATCGATAGATTTAGCCGAAGCGGAGGAAAAAGAAACCTATTGGCAGCGCATCAACCATTGGAGTACATGCCTCAAACTTTGGTCGGAAAATGCTCCGATGAACTACCAGCATAAATCCGATTTGTTGGAGGCAGAACGGTTTCGAGTATTAGGAGAGCATTTGAGAGCCATGGAACTCTACGATCGCGCGATCGCTGGAGCTAAGCAAAATCAGTATTTACAAGAAGAAGCTTTAGCCAATGAACTGGCAGCTAAATTTTACCTGGATTGGGGCAAAGAAAAAATTGCCCGTACCTATCTGATTGATGCTTATTATTGCTATGTTCAGTGGGGAGCAAAAGCAAAAACTCAGGCTCTGGAAAAACATTATCCAGAACAATTAAAACTAATTTTACAACGGGAGCGTCCGCCTTTATCCTCGATCATAAGTACTTCTCAAACGACAACTACATCTCATTCTCAAACAGCAACTGTTGAAAATATTTCTTCGATATTAAATTTTTCTTCCCTCTTAAAAGCGTCTCAAACCTTGTCTGGAGAAATTGAATTAGAACGCTTACTCTCCACTCTGATGAAGATTATTCTCGAAAATGCTGGAGCAACCAAAGGGGCATTACTATTAATGGGTAAAGCCGGATTGACAGTAGAAGCGATTGCCACTCGTACCGATCTAGAACAAGAATCACAACTCGACTTAGTCCATCAATCTATTCCTCTAAAGCATTACCAAGATTTGCCCACCAGCTTAATTAACACGGTTCTACGGACGCTGGAAATGGAAATATTAGATGGGAAAACGGCAGAAACTAAATTTGTATCTGATGACTATTTACTCAATGTTTCCCCACAAAGTTTACTATGCTTACCGTTGCTGGAACGGCAAAATCTAATGGGCATTCTTTACTTAGAAAACGACCTCACGGCTGATGCATTTACTAGCGATCGCATCGAAGTTTTAGATGCTCTTTGCGCGCAAGCCACAATTTCCTTAACCAATGCTCGTCTGTACCAACAAGCTCAACAAGCACTCGCCGATCTCCAAGAAACACAGTTGCAATTAGTTCAGAATGAAAAAATGGCAACCTTAGGTAATTTAGTCGCAGGAGTTGCCCACGAAATTAATAATCCGGTCAGTTTTATTGCCGGAAATGTGGAAGCAGCCCAGGAACATTTGCAAGATTTACTCGATATTCTGGCTCTTTATCAAGACAATACCTCAATTTCGGAATCGGTTTCGGAAGAGATTGAAGACCTCGATCCGGAATTTATTACGGAAGATTTTCCAAAACTGATTGCATCAATGGAAGAAGGTTGCGATCGCATTCGCAATATCAGCACTTCCCTGCGAACCTTCTGCCGTACGGATACCAGCCAAAAAATCGAATTTAATTTACACGATGGCATTGACAGTACCTTATTAATTTTGAAATATCGTCTCAAAGCCAATGACCATCGTCCGGCCATTACCATTGTCAAAAATTACAGCGAACTGCCTCAAGTCCAATGCTATCCCGGACAGCTTAATCAAGTGTTTATGAATTTATTAGCCAATGCGATCGATGCGTTAGATGAAAGCAATGAAGGAAAAACATTTGCTGAGATAGAAAAGCAGCCTAACTGCATTACCATCGGCACCGAATTAAGTCGCGATACCAGAAGTGCGATCGTAAAAATTACCGACAATGGAATGGGAATGCCGGAAGAGGTGAAAACAAAAATATTTCAGCAAGGATTTACCACGAAAGGAGTCGGTAAAGGAACCGGTTTAGGAATGGCGATCGCGCAGCAAATCGTTATCGAAAAACATGGAGGCGAGATCCTTTGTCACTCTGAGTTAAACCAAGGTACAGAATTTATTATTTCTCTACCATTAAGCTAA
- a CDS encoding cupin domain-containing protein, with amino-acid sequence MQIDLKRAYCFSKKQALQEILERDLWPFSQEINAGKQDDVHWHLWNTHIYLLSGEFELLYPQNYPNPIRAGDYLFIPARALHSVKITKPSKRLIGLTMPINLDEKNNFAPEEL; translated from the coding sequence ATGCAAATAGACTTAAAAAGAGCATACTGTTTTAGTAAAAAACAGGCATTACAAGAAATACTGGAACGAGATCTTTGGCCATTCTCCCAGGAGATTAATGCAGGCAAACAAGATGATGTACATTGGCATCTATGGAATACTCATATATACCTTTTAAGCGGAGAGTTTGAATTACTCTATCCTCAAAATTATCCCAATCCTATCAGGGCTGGCGATTACCTATTTATACCAGCTCGTGCTCTTCATAGTGTTAAAATCACCAAGCCATCTAAGCGGCTCATTGGGTTAACCATGCCAATTAATCTGGACGAAAAAAATAACTTTGCTCCAGAAGAGCTTTGA
- a CDS encoding radical SAM/SPASM domain-containing protein, which translates to MNFASQSDYNVFIALNQGRTLAYNTKTQAFSLWDNEDINVYNSVAQESIHIEAPQLQDFVKGGYIVADSFNEKAEIESEYNLQRDASGLLSLTILPTVSCNFGCDYCTQGADKPHVKMLPEVQDAIVEFVKSKVKKIKALSVHWFGGEPLLEPGIIRSLSDRLLEICDREDIIYYSTMITNGWFLNAKIAQDLDLRQVKSIQITLDGSEEFHDRRRYLLGGKPTFQKIIQNIKEVLETTSLSIAIRINIDYRNKMSIIALIDDLVSEGLSGRDNLNIYFAPVESRTQECHGVCGSTMGKKDYGDLEVELYRYAYEKKLTVIPKPAQFSGICTALKVDDLVILPNGDLHKCLETVSENHHKVGSIFALKNLVNDPRYQQWLNWSPFQEKTCTNCKLLPTCSGSCAQKYLNPENLQGEAALPCPSWKHKLHEKLFWMAEGKGMVSRSTDWNDEISATDISTLKAGVKK; encoded by the coding sequence ATGAACTTCGCATCTCAATCTGATTATAATGTTTTTATTGCTCTAAACCAAGGGCGTACTCTTGCCTACAATACTAAGACTCAAGCCTTTTCTTTGTGGGATAATGAGGATATTAATGTTTATAACTCGGTTGCTCAAGAATCTATACATATTGAAGCTCCTCAACTGCAAGATTTTGTTAAAGGAGGTTACATTGTTGCTGATTCGTTTAATGAGAAAGCAGAGATTGAGAGCGAATATAATCTCCAAAGAGATGCCAGTGGGTTATTGAGTCTAACCATTTTACCAACTGTAAGTTGTAACTTTGGTTGTGATTATTGTACTCAAGGAGCGGACAAGCCTCATGTGAAAATGTTGCCAGAAGTACAAGATGCAATAGTTGAGTTTGTCAAATCTAAAGTAAAAAAAATCAAGGCATTGTCTGTTCATTGGTTTGGCGGAGAACCTCTACTAGAGCCTGGGATTATTAGATCGCTATCCGATCGGCTTTTGGAGATTTGCGATCGGGAAGATATCATCTATTATTCAACTATGATTACTAATGGTTGGTTTTTGAATGCCAAAATTGCTCAAGACTTAGATCTCCGGCAAGTTAAGTCAATTCAAATAACCCTTGATGGTTCTGAAGAATTTCACGATCGGCGACGTTATCTTTTGGGAGGGAAACCCACGTTTCAAAAAATCATCCAAAATATTAAAGAAGTGCTTGAGACAACTTCCCTATCCATCGCCATCCGTATCAACATTGATTATCGAAATAAAATGAGTATCATTGCTCTAATTGATGACTTGGTATCAGAGGGCTTAAGCGGACGCGATAACTTGAATATCTATTTTGCACCTGTAGAATCTAGAACTCAAGAGTGCCATGGAGTATGTGGCTCTACCATGGGCAAAAAAGATTATGGCGATTTGGAAGTAGAACTTTATCGTTATGCCTATGAAAAGAAATTAACAGTTATTCCTAAGCCAGCTCAGTTTTCTGGTATTTGTACTGCTTTGAAAGTTGACGATCTGGTTATTCTTCCCAATGGAGATTTACATAAATGTCTGGAAACAGTTTCCGAGAACCACCACAAAGTTGGCTCGATTTTTGCTTTGAAAAATTTAGTTAACGATCCCCGTTATCAACAATGGCTGAACTGGTCTCCATTTCAAGAAAAAACTTGTACGAATTGTAAACTCCTGCCTACCTGTTCTGGTTCCTGCGCTCAAAAGTATCTCAATCCTGAAAATCTGCAAGGAGAAGCAGCTCTTCCTTGTCCGAGTTGGAAACATAAACTGCACGAAAAGTTGTTTTGGATGGCGGAAGGTAAGGGTATGGTTTCTCGATCTACGGATTGGAATGATGAAATTTCAGCTACCGATATCAGTACCCTGAAAGCAGGTGTTAAGAAATAA
- a CDS encoding class I SAM-dependent methyltransferase yields MNLNPQKLDNLLNQIVGDIGSALSVPLVRLGNSLGLYQTLRDRGPITSKQLAEATGLAERYLREWLAAQAAANYIMYHPETETFALSPEQAAVLADENSPAYMTPAFDCAAAAFENQTPVQQAFQTGEGVAWNQQAPCLACAVAKFFRPGYQHNLVQHWLPAFDGVVEKLERGAKVADVGCGHGLSTLIMAQAFPNSEFIGFDFHDASIDAAREHARSHHVENLRFETAVAKEISGTYDLVTLFDCLHDFGDPIGTLARIRQSLAPDGTCAIIEPAAGDRLEDNFNPVGRLYYSSSTMICVPTSLAQEVGAALGAQAGEQRLREVAMAGGFNSFRCVTKTPFNLVLEARL; encoded by the coding sequence ATGAATCTCAATCCCCAAAAATTAGACAATCTCTTAAATCAAATTGTCGGCGATATTGGTAGTGCTTTGAGCGTTCCTTTGGTTCGTTTGGGCAATAGCTTAGGACTATACCAAACCCTGCGCGATCGCGGCCCGATTACCTCCAAGCAATTAGCTGAAGCTACCGGCCTGGCAGAACGATATCTGCGAGAATGGCTTGCAGCCCAAGCTGCGGCAAATTACATCATGTATCACCCCGAAACAGAAACATTTGCTCTGAGTCCCGAACAAGCTGCTGTATTAGCCGATGAAAACAGTCCAGCATACATGACTCCTGCCTTTGACTGCGCGGCCGCAGCTTTTGAGAATCAAACTCCCGTGCAACAAGCTTTTCAAACCGGAGAAGGAGTCGCTTGGAACCAGCAAGCTCCCTGTTTGGCTTGTGCCGTTGCTAAATTCTTTCGTCCGGGCTACCAACATAACTTAGTACAACATTGGCTTCCTGCTTTTGATGGAGTTGTCGAAAAATTAGAGCGAGGGGCAAAAGTCGCTGATGTTGGCTGCGGTCACGGACTCTCAACCCTAATTATGGCACAAGCTTTTCCCAATTCTGAGTTTATTGGCTTTGACTTTCATGATGCTTCCATTGATGCCGCACGAGAACATGCTCGCAGTCACCATGTCGAAAATCTGCGTTTCGAGACTGCTGTAGCGAAAGAAATTTCCGGAACTTACGATTTGGTAACCTTGTTCGATTGCTTGCACGATTTCGGCGATCCTATTGGAACCTTAGCTCGCATTCGCCAGTCTCTCGCGCCGGATGGAACTTGTGCCATTATAGAACCTGCGGCTGGCGATCGCCTAGAAGATAATTTCAATCCCGTGGGAAGGCTGTATTATTCCAGTTCCACCATGATTTGCGTTCCCACCTCCCTGGCTCAGGAAGTCGGTGCAGCCCTGGGAGCGCAAGCTGGAGAACAACGCCTGCGCGAAGTGGCTATGGCAGGAGGATTTAACAGCTTCCGCTGCGTGACGAAAACGCCGTTTAATTTAGTTCTCGAAGCCCGCCTCTAG
- a CDS encoding iron-containing alcohol dehydrogenase family protein, protein MKAGTATPTSITIQVAPARVIRGRGILSQSGEELSRLGSRPLIIGGDRSLNLIADRLSPLLEEHHLSSESASYLPDCSETSLETLHQAAGNHEADFIIGVGGGKALDTAKLVAHRCNLPIATIPTSAATCAAWTALSNVYSDCGAFLYDVALARCPDLLVLDYELILAAPQRTLVAGIGDAIAKWYEASISSGTSEKTLIIAAVQQARVLRDILLQNSATALEQPGSEIWEEVVDACILMAGVIGGLGGAQCRTVAAHAVHNGLTHILGPEKTLHGEKVAYGILVQLRLEEMIQGKNLAATSRQQLVEFYDRIGLPKTLEDLGLSQITLAQLRQAAAIACRESSDIHHLPFNVPPDRLVAAMVSTVD, encoded by the coding sequence ATGAAAGCTGGGACAGCCACCCCCACCTCAATTACGATCCAGGTTGCCCCAGCCCGAGTTATCCGAGGACGAGGCATTTTATCGCAATCGGGAGAAGAATTGAGTCGATTAGGGTCGCGTCCCTTAATTATTGGGGGCGATCGCAGCTTAAACTTAATTGCAGACCGGCTTTCTCCATTGCTGGAAGAGCACCATCTCAGCAGCGAGAGCGCATCTTATCTTCCCGATTGTAGCGAAACCTCTTTGGAAACTCTGCACCAAGCGGCAGGCAACCATGAGGCAGATTTTATTATTGGGGTTGGGGGAGGCAAAGCCCTGGATACGGCGAAACTCGTCGCTCATCGCTGCAATCTGCCGATTGCAACCATACCGACTTCTGCTGCTACATGTGCGGCATGGACGGCTCTATCCAATGTCTATTCCGACTGCGGGGCATTTCTCTACGATGTAGCTCTGGCAAGATGTCCCGATCTGCTGGTGTTGGACTATGAGTTGATTTTAGCCGCGCCCCAGCGGACATTGGTGGCAGGCATTGGGGATGCGATCGCCAAATGGTACGAAGCCTCTATTAGTAGCGGCACGTCGGAGAAAACTCTGATTATTGCTGCCGTGCAACAAGCAAGAGTCTTGCGCGATATCTTACTGCAAAATTCGGCAACCGCCTTGGAACAGCCCGGAAGCGAGATCTGGGAAGAAGTGGTAGATGCTTGCATCCTGATGGCTGGAGTCATTGGCGGGTTGGGGGGCGCCCAATGTCGTACGGTTGCCGCTCATGCGGTACATAATGGCTTAACCCATATTCTCGGTCCCGAAAAGACCTTGCATGGGGAAAAAGTTGCCTATGGCATTTTAGTGCAACTGCGCCTAGAAGAAATGATTCAAGGGAAGAACTTAGCCGCTACCTCGCGACAGCAGTTAGTTGAATTTTACGATCGCATTGGGTTGCCGAAAACTCTGGAAGATTTGGGACTTTCCCAGATAACGTTAGCGCAACTGCGACAAGCAGCGGCGATCGCCTGTCGGGAATCGTCCGATATTCATCATCTCCCATTCAACGTTCCTCCCGACCGACTGGTGGCTGCCATGGTTTCTACAGTTGATTGA
- a CDS encoding Ycf51 family protein, with protein sequence MPTTEDFLQLTQWLGIATLVSIAFTLLCFAFKWGFRFRFVGVSSFMGVLTASVFALSLVPFSPTVVPGAARYSVVFDNGATHTAIAVSSDITASELEATLKQAAMNLASYGRSGARNARLTVLARTITHPQPNVSEPVYLGKAEQSLYQRDDEQISIEIDTEKLNQLHALQPS encoded by the coding sequence ATGCCAACCACCGAAGATTTTTTGCAGCTCACCCAATGGTTGGGAATTGCAACCCTCGTTAGTATTGCCTTTACCCTACTCTGCTTCGCCTTTAAGTGGGGTTTCCGGTTTCGCTTTGTCGGAGTAAGTTCGTTCATGGGCGTTTTAACCGCTAGTGTTTTTGCCCTCAGTTTAGTTCCCTTCTCGCCCACTGTGGTTCCCGGAGCGGCGCGCTATTCGGTTGTTTTTGATAACGGGGCGACCCATACCGCGATCGCCGTTTCCTCGGATATTACGGCATCGGAACTGGAAGCGACTCTCAAGCAAGCGGCGATGAACCTAGCTTCCTACGGACGCTCTGGAGCGCGAAATGCACGTCTGACGGTTCTCGCACGAACCATTACTCATCCCCAACCGAATGTCTCAGAACCGGTATACTTAGGAAAAGCAGAACAATCGCTCTATCAGCGCGATGACGAGCAAATCTCCATTGAGATCGATACCGAAAAACTCAACCAGCTCCATGCTCTGCAACCCTCATAA
- a CDS encoding GNAT family N-acetyltransferase: MTIRYANEADLPKIVEIYNASVPQRLATADLNPISVESRLPWYQDHSPRSRPLWVRESAGEIVGWLSLNNFLNGRPAYRGTAEVSIYIHPNFHRRGIGRELLTEAIASGPSLGILSLTAFIFAHNLPSIALFEKHGFEPWGHLPQIANLDGDRRDLLILGRHLHGGDAIPARSSAQAVETAAATRHSGRTLNGRW, encoded by the coding sequence ATGACCATCCGATATGCAAATGAAGCCGATTTACCCAAAATCGTCGAAATTTATAATGCTTCTGTTCCTCAACGTCTGGCAACTGCGGATTTAAATCCGATTTCTGTTGAAAGTCGCCTTCCCTGGTATCAAGACCATTCTCCTCGTTCTCGTCCCCTATGGGTGCGCGAGAGTGCTGGAGAAATTGTGGGGTGGTTGAGCTTAAATAATTTTTTAAATGGCCGTCCCGCTTATCGGGGGACTGCAGAAGTGAGCATCTACATCCATCCTAATTTCCATCGTCGAGGTATCGGTCGCGAACTGTTGACAGAGGCGATCGCATCCGGCCCGAGTTTGGGTATTCTTAGCTTAACTGCTTTTATCTTTGCCCACAATCTCCCGAGTATTGCTCTATTTGAGAAACACGGTTTTGAACCTTGGGGTCATCTGCCCCAAATTGCCAATCTTGATGGAGATCGGCGAGATTTACTCATTTTAGGGCGACATTTGCACGGCGGCGATGCCATACCGGCTCGATCTTCGGCTCAAGCTGTAGAAACCGCGGCCGCAACCCGTCACTCAGGACGAACTTTAAACGGGAGATGGTAA
- a CDS encoding phasin family protein, which translates to MDNNNLINQLLMLGVGTTSIVAEKLKEASDEWVNNGTIQPEQAKTMMDDLVDKLKNEQGNFDEQFQRQLRNLLMDLGVPRQSELDELRGRIDRLERLVRDLENKMWR; encoded by the coding sequence ATGGATAACAATAATTTGATTAATCAACTGCTCATGCTTGGTGTCGGCACCACCTCCATTGTGGCGGAAAAGCTGAAAGAGGCTAGCGATGAATGGGTCAACAATGGCACCATTCAACCCGAGCAAGCCAAGACCATGATGGATGACTTGGTGGATAAACTCAAGAACGAGCAAGGAAACTTTGACGAGCAATTCCAGCGCCAATTGCGTAATTTACTGATGGATCTGGGAGTTCCCCGGCAATCTGAGTTGGATGAGTTGCGCGGCCGGATAGACCGATTGGAACGTCTAGTGCGAGACTTGGAAAATAAAATGTGGCGTTAA